A DNA window from Lagenorhynchus albirostris chromosome 5, mLagAlb1.1, whole genome shotgun sequence contains the following coding sequences:
- the EAF1 gene encoding ELL-associated factor 1 isoform X2, producing the protein MTLRQDKPPLKTSNRASQTESFYPDTAPAISAPDPEVPPRRRKFRGPASSESPTFRTRRPGFASGHGWVPALFPARPGALSRERGCPGHRYRQLGPRARQEGTGAGARSGGAMNGTANPLLDREEHCLRLGESFEKRPRTSFHTIRYDFKPASIDTSCEGELQVGKGDEVTITLPHIPGSTPPMTVFKGNKRPYQKDCVLIINHDTGEYVLEKLSSSIQVKKTRAEGSSRIQARMEQQPARPPQPSQPPPPPPPVPFRAPTKPPVGPKTSPLKDNPSPEPQLDDIKRELRAEVDIIEQMSSSSASSSSDSESSSGSDDDSSSSGGEDSGPVSPPQPSHQQPYNSRPAVANGTGRPQGSNQLMCTLRNDLQLSESGSDSDD; encoded by the exons ATGACCCTTCGACAGGACAAACCGCCCCTGAAGACCTCGAATCGGGCTTCTCAGACGGAGTCCTTCTACCCTGACACTGCCCCCGCCATTTCCGCTCCGGACCCAGAAGTCCCTCCTCGGCGCCGGAAGTTCCGGGGCCCCGCTTCCTCAGAGTCGCCCACCTTCCGGACGCGGAGGCCAGGATTTGCTTCCGGCCACGGGTGGGTTCCGGCTCTGTTCCCCGCGCGACCCGGAGCGCTGTCCCGGGAGCGCGGCTGCCCCGGACACCGGTACCGGCAGCTCGGGCCGCGGGCGCGCCAGGAGGGCACCGGTGCGGGCGCGAGGTCCGGGGGGGCCATGAACGGGACGGCCAACCCGCTGCTGGACCGCGAGGAGCACTGCCTGCGGCTCGGGGAGAGCTTCGAGAAGCGGCCGCGGACCTCTTTCCACACCATCCGCT ATGACTTTAAGCCGGCATCTATAGACACTTCCTGTGAAGGAGAGCTTCAGGTCGGCAAAGGAGATGAAGTCACAATTACGCTGCCGCATATCCCT GGATCCACACCACCGATGACTGTGTTCAAGGGGAACAAGCGGCCTTACCAGAAGGACTGTGTGCTTATTATCAATCACGACACTGGAGAATATGTGCTGGAAAAGCTCAGCAGCAGCATCCAGGTCAAGAAAACAAG AGCTGAGGGGAGCAGTAGAATCCAAGCCCGAATGGAACAGCAGCCTGCGCGTCCCCCACAGCCATCACAGCCACCACCGCCTCCGCCACCTGTGCCATTCAGAGCTCCAACAAAGCCTCCGGTTGGACCCAAAACCTCTCCCTTGAAGGATAACCCCTCACCTGAACCTCAGCTGGATGATATCAAAAGAG AGCTGAGGGCCGAGGTGGACATCATCGAACAGATGAGCAGCAGCAGTGCAAGCAGCTCCTCAGACTCCGAGAGCTCGTCAGGAAGCGATGACGACAGCTCCAGCAGTGGAGGCGAGGACAGCGGCCCCGTGTCCCCTCCGCAGCCGTCACACCAGCAGCCCTACAACAGCAGGCCGGCCGTCGCCAATGGAACCGGCCGGCCGCAAGGAAGCAACCAGCTCATGTGCACCCTCA gAAATGACTTGCAGTTGAGTGAGTCTGGCAGTGACAGTGATGACTAG